Proteins encoded within one genomic window of Sphaerotilus montanus:
- a CDS encoding AraC family transcriptional regulator, with translation MLPHRSIAPLDPQRFAPTAARPVRGKSRRLEADTRVAPHSHAWAQVAFSATGVTRVTADHSTYLVPPSRAVWIPPQVVHTVTVVQDADMRTLYVHQPADRCGPDVPAAQEDAWRRCRVIEVSSLLRELVQQLTELDPDTLPDAADQLRERCIGTLVLDELRRAQPLPLGVALPQDKRLRHLCEAVLDAPTRHATLDAWAAESGASARTVARLFRDELGTSFVQWRHQVLLARALALAARGKPMSHIAAELGYASPSAFTAMVTRTVGMAPSRFFGGEAAGAGASHRGG, from the coding sequence ATGCTTCCGCACCGCAGCATCGCTCCGCTCGATCCCCAGCGCTTTGCACCGACCGCCGCCCGCCCCGTGCGTGGCAAGTCGCGGCGCCTGGAGGCCGACACCCGCGTCGCGCCCCACAGCCATGCCTGGGCGCAGGTCGCGTTCTCGGCGACTGGCGTCACGCGGGTCACCGCCGACCACAGCACCTACCTCGTGCCGCCCTCGCGCGCGGTGTGGATCCCGCCGCAGGTGGTGCACACCGTGACCGTGGTGCAGGACGCCGACATGCGCACGCTCTACGTCCACCAGCCCGCCGACCGCTGTGGCCCGGACGTGCCGGCCGCGCAGGAAGACGCCTGGCGCCGCTGCCGCGTCATCGAGGTGTCGTCGCTGCTGCGCGAGCTGGTGCAGCAGCTCACCGAACTCGATCCCGACACCCTGCCGGACGCGGCCGACCAGCTGCGCGAGCGCTGCATCGGCACGCTGGTGCTGGACGAGCTGCGCCGCGCCCAGCCGCTGCCGCTGGGGGTGGCGCTGCCGCAGGACAAGCGGCTGCGGCACCTCTGCGAAGCCGTGCTGGATGCGCCGACCCGCCACGCGACGCTGGACGCCTGGGCGGCCGAATCCGGGGCCAGCGCGCGCACGGTGGCCCGGCTGTTCCGGGACGAGCTGGGCACCAGCTTCGTGCAGTGGCGCCACCAGGTACTGCTGGCCCGGGCGCTGGCGCTGGCGGCGCGTGGCAAGCCGATGAGCCACATCGCCGCCGAGCTGGGTTACGCCAGCCCGAGTGCGTTCACCGCGATGGTCACCCGCACCGTGGGCATGGCGCCGAGTCGCTTCTTCGGGGGCGAGGCGGCGGGCGCGGGTGCGTCACACCGCGGCGGGTAG